A single genomic interval of Novosphingobium ginsenosidimutans harbors:
- a CDS encoding cell division protein ZapA yields the protein MSNITLSIGGRNYTVACAAGEEGHVMGLGQAIDAKIQSMGAAGTNETRQLLFAALLLADEVHESKSAKRSSAPAPALDDSQAERLEAIAAKLEACALALEG from the coding sequence ATGAGCAACATCACGCTCTCGATCGGTGGCCGCAACTATACTGTAGCCTGCGCTGCGGGTGAGGAAGGCCATGTCATGGGATTGGGCCAGGCGATCGACGCCAAGATTCAATCGATGGGCGCGGCGGGTACCAACGAAACCCGGCAATTGCTGTTCGCCGCCCTGTTGCTGGCGGATGAGGTGCACGAGTCAAAATCAGCGAAACGTTCGTCTGCCCCGGCTCCGGCGCTTGATGACAGTCAGGCCGAACGTCTTGAGGCCATTGCTGCAAAGCTCGAAGCCTGCGCGCTAGCCCTTGAGGGTTGA
- a CDS encoding DUF2397 family protein, with protein sequence MSGERSSRALARIEAALERIEAATRRGAQAGASSEELADLRTRHEKLRAAVTDSLAELDQLIEGAQG encoded by the coding sequence ATGAGCGGGGAACGCAGCAGCCGCGCGCTGGCGCGGATCGAAGCGGCGCTTGAGCGGATTGAGGCCGCCACGCGCCGGGGGGCACAGGCGGGGGCAAGTTCAGAAGAACTGGCCGACCTGCGGACACGCCATGAAAAGTTGCGCGCCGCAGTGACGGATTCCCTGGCCGAGCTCGACCAGTTGATCGAGGGGGCCCAAGGATGA